A region from the Triplophysa rosa linkage group LG4, Trosa_1v2, whole genome shotgun sequence genome encodes:
- the mb gene encoding myoglobin produces MADFDLVLKCWGAMEADYTAHGGEVLTRLFQEHPETLKLFPKFVGIAQGDLAGNAAVAAHGATVLKKLGDLLKAKGDHAGILKPLANTHANNHKIPLNNFKLITEIIVQLMAERAGLDGAGQAALRRVFDVVIGDIDGYYKEIGYAG; encoded by the exons ATGGCTGACTTTGACCTGGTTCTGAAATGCTGGGGCGCAATGGAGGCCGACTACACAGCCCATGGAGGAGAAGTTCTGACCCG GCTGTTTCAGGAGCACCCGGAGACTCTGAAGCTATTCCCGAAGTTTGTTGGCATCGCTCAGGGCGACTTGGCGGGAAACGCGGCCGTGGCGGCCCATGGTGCGACCGTGTTGAAGAAACTGGGCGATCTGCTGAAGGCCAAAGGGGATCACGCTGGCATCCTCAAACCGCTGGCCAACACCCACGCCAACAACCATAAGATACCCCTCAACAACTTCAAG CTGATCACTGAAATCATAGTTCAGTTGATGGCCGAGCGAGCGGGGCTGGACGGGGCTGGTCAGGCTGCTCTGAGGAGAGTGTTCGATGTCGTCATCGGTGACATCGACGGATACTATAAAGAAATCGGATATGCTGGTTAA